TTCCTCCTTCAGCAATTTTTCTGATTTTTTGTATGCCTTCTCCAAAGAGTGAATCCTTATCCACACAGAGTTTAATTCCGTTATACTGGCTTGGGTTATGACTTGCCGTGATTATAACTCCCCCATCAACGTCGAGATTGAAAAGGGAGAAATAGACCATAGGAGTTGAAACCATGCCTAAATCAATAACATTGATTCCAGCTGATGTAATGCCTCGAATCATTGCTTCAGAAAGACGGGGAGAACTTAGTCTACAGTCGTGTCCAATAGTCACACCATCTTTTCCGATCTTTTCCATGTATGTGCCATAGGCTTTACCTATTGTCTCGACTACTGCTTCATCAATGTCCTCATCAACTACTCCTCTAATATCATACTCTCTGAAGATCCGGGGATTGATTGTTAACATTGATCATGGGCCTCCGGTGTTACATCGATAATTTTTCATAGCAATACAATATACATGGTTCTTTCGTCAAAGCACTTTCTTGACTTTGAAAACTCCCCTTTATATCATTCTGAGCATGATTTTTCCTTCTTTTACAGAATTTAAGGAGAAGCTAAAAAAGGGAAATCTAGTGCCCGTCTGGGGAGAAATATTTGTCGATTTCGAAACCCCTATATCCGCTCTCAAGAAGATCGACGGTGGGAGTTATTCTTTCCTGCTTGAAAGTGTAGAAGGCGGGGAAAAATGGGGGCGATACAGCTTTCTTGGATCTGATCCATCTTTGATATTTAGGTCGAAGGGAACTTATATTGAAATTATAGAGAATGGCATAATAGAGAAACAGA
The sequence above is a segment of the Thermodesulfobacteriota bacterium genome. Coding sequences within it:
- a CDS encoding phosphomannomutase, producing MLTINPRIFREYDIRGVVDEDIDEAVVETIGKAYGTYMEKIGKDGVTIGHDCRLSSPRLSEAMIRGITSAGINVIDLGMVSTPMVYFSLFNLDVDGGVIITASHNPSQYNGIKLCVDKDSLFGEGIQKIRKIAEGG